Below is a genomic region from Leucoraja erinacea ecotype New England chromosome 31, Leri_hhj_1, whole genome shotgun sequence.
CCTCAGCTGTTAATTAGGGCAAAAGGCTAAAGAGGAGAAAGGTGAAATGCTCTGATGGTTTATGCAAGGGCAGTGTGTGCGGCCCCGTGTTATCCTCTGGCCCATAGAGACTTCAGAAACTTCCAGAAGATTCTTCCCATGAACAGCACCACCTCCTAGCAAGAGTGCTCCACTGTGAAGAGAGGAGCCTGTCTGATTTCACCAAGGCCCTGTTGCGATCAAACCTGCTAGTCATGCATGTTGAGGATGGGGCACAACAGCTGCATGGCGGTGGGATGGGGGTGAACGAGGCTGGACACACTTGCCGGAGATCGAGTCAGAGCCATCCCAGTATATTTGGACCGGTTCAGCATCAGTTACAGCCCACACTCACCATGGAGTATCCGTACACGTGTATATTCTTCTCTTGCTTATCGTGCCTGATGCGGCCCCCACCCTGGCACTCACAGTACAGACCTTGCTGCTCAATCTCTGCCGACACCTGGTCGTAGATATCAGCTGTGACAGGAAGAAATACAACTACTTCAGCAATAAGGATATCTGATCACCCAGTACACCGAAAACATGCCTAATACTAATCACAAGGCCCGTCACAgtatcccccctccctcactatcccctccctcccctctccctccccaccccctcactccccacccccaccccccccccacccctcccctcactcccctcaccccccccccccccccacccacccccacccccctcctccccccctcactccgctccctcctccctccctccctcactccctctcccctcactccctcccccccaccccccacccctcactcccccctcactcccctccccccctcactccctccctcacccctcctcccactcctccccctcactccccaccccgcccactccctcactccctcccccacactcccccgtctccctcacctccccaccccaccctccccacccggtTACCATGGTAATCGGCGGacgcccacccccccaccacgtcTATCTCGGGGCCACCGTCCTGCCCGACCCGGATCAGAATGTATTTGAAGACGCCCGTTCGGGTCGATCACAACCGCGGGAACCCGCGCCAACCGCCGCCGCCATCTCTGGGGCCGGCGTGCGCGGCCCGACCCGGTCCTGCGTCAGCGTGCGCGGCCCGGGTCGTCCTGCGTCAGGGTGCGCGTCCCCCGCCATC
It encodes:
- the phpt1 gene encoding LOW QUALITY PROTEIN: 14 kDa phosphohistidine phosphatase (The sequence of the model RefSeq protein was modified relative to this genomic sequence to represent the inferred CDS: deleted 1 base in 1 codon), with product MTGDAHVGLGLAGPRMLTQDRAGPRALTQDRAGTRTLTQDRAVTRTLTQDRAGTRTLTTGSGRARRPQRWRRRLARVPAVVIDPTGVFKYILIRVGQDGGPEIDVVGGWASADYHADIYDQVSAEIEQQGLYCECQGGGRIRHDKQEKNIHVYGYSMGFGRAKHEITTEILRAKYPDYTVTWADEGY